DNA from Symphalangus syndactylus isolate Jambi chromosome 22, NHGRI_mSymSyn1-v2.1_pri, whole genome shotgun sequence:
GCACCAGCTCAGCCATTCATGCCCTCTGGGGGCTCAGATACCTGGGTCTAGTCCTCTTGGTGGATGGACGTTCCTTATGTGGGACTTTATCTGACGCTTCTCATCTGGCCCTGACAAAATGATAGAATGGAACCCTGCCCACTTTTCCCCCAACAGAAATGACCCTGCCATACCAAACACTGGCCCAGACACCATGggcctgcctcagtttccatctACTTGAAGGTGGCATCAGAGATGGGAGgtctctgtggtgggtggggGCAAGGGCCAGGGGTCCAGAAACCAGCTCTGAACCCGATTGGGAAGGACCGCAGCAGACCCTGGGCTCAGGAGGACCTGCGGAAGGTGTGGCCAGTGTGACTGCTGCAGCctgaagaggaggaagatggCATGCTGGCATGATGACGGAGCCTCATCCTCCCCCCACGAACACATGTTCTCTAAGTGCTTTCAGGTGTCTTAGACTGAGTGAGACTGAGTGATGGGGTCTCGTGGGTGAGACAGTTGGGCTCCAAAGAGGCAGCTCAGAAGCGGCTGGGAGAGGAAGGCGGGTGGGTGAGAGGCGCCAGGCTCAGTGAAGAGGAAGGgtggaggggttgggggagggaggaggtcaGAAGCACGGTGCCCAGTGACCAGGGGTGGTGGAGACTCagtgaggggaaggggagggcttGGAAGGATGACTCAGTCAGAGGGGAAGAAGAGCTGTTCAGTGATTGTGCTGGGGCTCAGTAGGGGAAAGGGGCTGAGTGTGTGCAAAGGTGCTGGCGGAGGCTCGCCATGGGGGAAGGGAGGTTCAGTGAGGGGCATGGGAACTCAGAGAGTTGGAGGGGCTCAGTGAAGATGAGGGAGGCTCAGGAGCTACCAGGTTGCCCCCAGCAAGGAGGCTTGCCCTGCTGAACGATGGTGTCTCTTTGAACAGTCTGTTTTGTATCATGAAATCATAGGTCTTTATCAGGGCAGAAGCCCCTCATTGCCATGGTGGTGGGGAGATGGACAGGTGTTTTGCCTTCATGAGGCAGATCACTGCTCCCAGCTCCTGAAGGACTGATTCAGGGGAGAAGACTAGGACttatccccaccccccaccactgGCCAGATCCAGAGAACCagtcagacctgggttcaaaaccAACACACACTGCCcatctgggtgaccttgggcaagtaatttATCTGAGTGGGAGAAGATGCACAGTATATATTTATTGGAGGAATGAATGTTCTCTGTCTCGTGATATTGTCCCTAAGAAAGGGAGACTGATAGCCTTCTCTTCCTGATGAGAAACCAAAGTCCAGAGAAGTGAAGAAGCTTGCCCGAGTTCGCACAGCAGGTACATGGCCAAGCAAGAATTCAAACACAGATATGACCCACTCCATGGTCACTCCTTACCTCCCTGTTCTCTGGCAATGCTCCGTGTTGCTCTCCTCTGTGGTATTTCCCATgagtcatatatatgtatttattgtttaATTATTAATAGTCTCTTCCCCTTGACTGGTTTTGCTTATCACTAGAATCCCCTGAAGTCAAGCAGAGTGCCTGGCCCCataaggcactcaataaacatttgtctgAATTGAAAAATTTaggccgtgcacggtggctcatgcctgtaatcccagcactttgggaggccaaggcagatggatcacctgagatcaggagttcaagaccagcctggccaacgtggtgaaaccccatctctactaaaaatacaaaaaattagctgggtgtggtggggcacacctgtagtcctggcttctcaggaggctgaggcaggagaatcgcttgaacctgggaggtggaggttgtagtgagctgagatcatggcactgcactccagcctggtgacagagtgagactccgtctcagtaaataaataaataaatacaaatacacatacaaaaattagccgggcgtggtggtgcacacctgtaatcccagctactcaggaggctgaggcaggagaatcgcttgaacctgggaggcggaggttgcagtgagctgagattgctctattgcactccagcctgggcaacaggagcaagacaccgtgtcaaaaaaaaaaaaaaaagaaagcaagaaaagaagggaagggaaaggaaagggaggggaggggaggggagggggaaaaggaaagggagagaaaagaaaaataacacagccgggcacagtggctcacacctctaatcctagcactttgggaggccaaggcaggctgatcacctgaggtcaggaattcgagaccagcctgaacaacatggcgaaaccccatctctactaaatagaaaaattaaccgggcgtagtggtgcatgcctataatttcagctactcgggaggctgaagcagaatcacttgaacccaggaggcggaggttgcagtgaaccaagatcacaccactgcactccagcttgggcaacagagcaagactccattaaaaaagaaagaaagaaaaataaaaataacacaagggtaggccgggtgcggtggctcacttctttattcccagcactttgggaggcagaggcgggtagatcacgaggtcaggagttcaagactaaaaatacaaaaaagttagcggggcatggtggtgggcgcctgtaatcccagctacttgggaggctgagacagagaattgctggcacccaggagggagaggttgcaatgaactgagattgcgccactgcactccagtctgggcaacagagagagactccgtctcaaaaaaaataaagaaagaaagaaaagaaaaataacacaaggGTAGAGCTTGCTGATAATGGAGAGTCCccttctccattcattcatttattcttttttattttatttatttatttatttatttatttatttatttattttctgagacggagtcttgctcttgttgcccaggctgaagtgcaatggcgcaatctcggctcattacaacctctgcctcccaaattcaagcgattctcctgcctcagcctcccgagtagctgggattacaggcatgagccaccacgcccggctaattttgtatttttagtacagatggggtttctccaggttggtcaggctgatcttgaactcccaacctccagcaatccgcccgcctcagccttccaaaatgctgggattacaggcatgagccactgtgcccagcttcttgTCAGCTTTCTTAACTGGCCTGAGCACCACACTCTCAGAGTGGACAGGAGCCACAGTCTACCACCTGTTAGTGCACATCCAGCCCAGCAAACAGAACATCTGGAATGAAGAAATCCATCCATAACTATAATGATTATTGTGTTTTTCTGATCTTTATAAAAGTTATAAAGTACATTCCTTTTGCAGAAAATCTGGAAAAcagataaaatactaaaatactaaaaaagaataGGCTGTCAggcaaggtggcttatgcctgtaatcccagcactttgggagactgaggcaggaggatcacttgagcacctagagttcaagaccagcctgggcaatatagtgagacctcatctctatgaaaaataaaaataaattacctgggcatggtggtgcatgcctgtagtcccagctattcaggaggtttaggtgggaggatcacttgagcccaggaagtcgaggctgcagtgacctgtctcttgccactgcactccagcctgggtgacagagcaagaccttatctcaaaaaaaaaaaaaaaaagaataggccaagcacagtggctcatgcctataatcctgtaccttgggaggccaagatgggaggatcactttaggccaggagtttgagaccagcctgggcaacagagcaagactctctgtctctatgaaaaattttaaaaattagccagatttggtggtgcacgcctgtagctacatgggaggctgaggtgggaggaccccttgagcccaggagtttgaggctgcagtgagcagcctctgcaccactgcactccggcctgggagacacagaaagaccctccctgtctttttttttttttttttgagacagagtctcaccgtgtcacccagactagagtgcaatggtgcgatctcaactcactgcaacctccgcctcccaggttcaagcaattctcctgcctcagcctcctgagtagttgggattacaggtgcccaccaccacgcctggctgatttttgtattcttagtattCACCCAGccgaccctgtctcttaaaaaaaaaagaaaacaagaagaaaagaaaaagtctggcgcggtggctcacgcctgtaatcccagcactttgggaggccgaggcaggtggatcacttgaggtcaggaggtcaagaccagcctgaccaacatggcgaaacaccatctctactaaaaatacaaaattagccaggtgtgttggtgcacgcctgtaatctcaactacttgggaggctgaggcaggagaattgcttgaacccaggaggcagaggttgcagtgagccaaaattacatcattgcactccagcctgggcaacaagagtgaaactccatttcaaaaaaattaaaaaaaaaaaaagaaagaaaaagacagaatagAGGAAAGGAGGCTGAAATCAGAAAGACTTAGTTTGAATCGAAGTTCAGTCCTTTTCTAGCTATGCAACCCTGAGAGAGGCACCTTTGTTCTCTGAACTTCAGGGTTTTCATCTGAGGAGTGGAATGGCTAATATCTATGGCATAGACAAGGGCATTGATACATGCAAGGATACGCCCAAGATCTCACATATCTATGGTCATATCTGGTCGTATCTATCTGACTCAAAGCCTGTGGCCTGAGTTTGAGACCCTGAAAGAGAAGAGGCAGCTGAGATGGGACCAGGTTCCATAGTCTGGTGCAGTATGTATCTATTGCTTCCAGGACAACAGCCAGAAGAGACAGCCTTGTGGAGGGGACAGTGACTGTGGCTGTGGCCCCAAGCAGGATCCCCAGTCCCCTCCATTAGCTgagagtggggtggggaaggggtcaAGGCCTAAGGAGTCTATGTGCATCCCAGCCTAGAATATTTGAGGCCTCTGCTAAGAGATCCAACCTCTCCCTTTCAGCCTCTCCCTAGCAACCTGGCCTGGCACCCTCTAGGAAGTGATCTCAGTTTAATAATTTAGCAGATGCAGACAAAGATAGCAGCTCCAAAAATAACCCAGTTAGGCCCCAGCCTCCACCTTCCCTTTCCTTAACAgactcccctgccctccccgcaAGGTCTCTGGTTGCCCTACACACCTGTCAGTGTTCCCACCTGCCAGTGAACACCTGATTCAATGCTTCCtcattcttctcttcctcctcactcCTTTCTCTCCATTGTTATATCAAGAGCTTTTATatgggtcgggcacggtggctcacgcctgtaatcccagcactttgggaggccgaggcaggtggatcacctgagatcaggagttcaagatcagcctcgtcaaagtggtgaaaccccatctctactaaaaatacaaaaattagccgggcatggtggcacacgcctgtagtcccagctacttgggaggctgaggcaggagaatctcttgaacctgggaggcagagattgcagtgagctgagattgcaccacagcactccagcctggatgagagtgaaactccgtctcaaaaataataataataataataataaataaataaaataaagaggttttGCCTTGATGCAACCAACATGGAGATTTTGTACCATGTCCTgttcttagcgctcaaatgtcctaACCTGCAGCTGAAGAAGCCGCCCTGGCTGCACATGCCGTTGACCATGACTGTATGCTCTGGTGGTGGCGTCTTACTTCCTCATCACCGGAGGAATTATTTATGATGTTATTGTTGAACCTCCAAGTGTTGGCTCTGTGACTGAGGAACGTGGGCATCAGAGGCCAGTAGCTTTCTTTGCCTGTAGAGTAAATGGACAATCTATTATGGAAAGACTTGCATCCAGCTTCCTGCTTACAATGGGAGGTTTAGGTTTCATAATCCTGGACCAATCAAATGCACCAAATATCCCAAAACTCAATAGATTTCTTATTCTATTCATTGGATTCGTCTGTGTCCTATTGAGTTTTTTCATGGCTAGAGTATTCATGAGAATGAAACTGCCGAGCTATCTGATGGGTTAGAGTGCCTTTGAGAAGAAATCAGTGGATACTGGATTTTTTCTTGtcaatgaagtttttttttttttttttttttgagacggagtctcgctctgtcacccaggctggagtgcagtggcacaatctcggctcactgcaagctccgcctcccgggttcacgccattctcctgcctcagcctctccgagtagctgggactacaggcgcccgccaccacgcccggctaattttttgtatttttagtagagacggggtttcaccgtggtctcgatctcctgacctcgtgatccgcccgcctcggcctcccaaagtgctgggattacaagcgtgagccaccgcgcccggcacttgTCAATGAAGTTTTAAAGGCTGTACCAATCCTCTAATATGAAATGTGGAAAAGAATGAAGAGCAGCAATAAAAGACATATCTAGTGAAAAAAACAGGAAGCGTATTGAAGCTTGGATTAGAATTTCTTCTTGGTATTAAAGAGAAGTTtatcacagtattttttttttcctgctgaccTATTGCTGTACCAACGATGTTGAGTGGcattttcttcttagtttttcatttcttaaagaaaatatactCTATATCTCAACTATAATATCAAGTAAAGTGATTATTTTTTACAACCCCCTTAGCATTTTTTAGAGATGACATTTCCAATTTtcagaaattaacataaaatcaAGAAGCAAGATTACATAAGCTGAGGACTCTGGACAGCTGATCAGCTTTATCTATGGTGCTTCGCTTTAACCAGAGTGTGCGATGGTAGATTATTTCAGAATTGTATGTAAGACTGTTTCCTGAACAATAAGATGTATGAAAGgagcagaaataaatactttttctaattaaaaaaaaaaaaaagcctgggtgtgagggtgcacacctgtaatcccagctactctggaggctgaggcaggagaatcacttgaacccgggaggtggaggttgcagtgagctgagatcgcgccactgcactccagcctgggcgacagagtgagactctgtctcaaacaaacaaacaaacaaaatcttttaTATCAATTAGGGCTTAGAGAAATCTTTCcaccgggcggggtggctcacacctgtaataccagcactttgggaggccgaggctggcagatcacaaggtcaggagtttgagaccagcctgaccaacacggtgaaaccctatctttactaaaaatacaaaaattagctgggcgtggtggcgcttgcctgtaatcccagctactctggaggctgaggcaggagaatcgtttgaacccggaaggcagaggttgttgtGAACTGAGatcaagactgcgccactgcactccagcctgggtgacagagcaagattccatctcaaaaagaaaagaaaagaataaagaaatcttTCCTAGAAGCCAGAAGACTTGGGCTTAATTCACTGTGTGGACCTGAGAAgtccttcacctctctgagtctctgttcctgcatttgtaaaatgaggccTCtggaagccgggcgcagtggctcgtgcttgtaatctcagcactttgggaggctgaggcaggaaaatcacttaagcccaggaatttgaggccagtctgggtaacatagggagaccccgtctctacagaaaagtttaaaaattagctgggcatggttgcacatggctgtagccccagctactcgggaggctgaggtgggaggatcgcttgagcccaggaggtcgaggctgcagtgagccgagactgtgccgctgctctccagcctgggcaacacagtaagaccctgtttcaaaaaatttttttttgaaatgaggcCTCTGGATTCCTAAATATGACATGAACAAAATGTTGGTGTGGGTGCCAATTACTTGAATAGGGGACTGGATGTCTTCCTCAGGAAGGCACAATTGCAGTGTCAATGTCATCTCAGTCAACAGCACTACAATCCATCTATCCTGCTGCTCTATACAGGGAGCCCAGATTTCTCTGTGTTTGATTTCTTTTGTGAAGAAAGCTTTGCCCTAGTTATTATTCCTAGAATAAAAGGCTATGACTGGTGTTCACAGTGGCGGTAGCAGGTTCCACGTGCTTTTGATGCTTCATCACATTTttggtattacttttttttttgcagttttcgTGGTTTTATTTAAACATGAATAAAGCATGCGTGCAAGTGAGCTGtctattcattttctttgctgtgcagccTGGAATTGGGGTTGGAGACTCTGGGGGCTAGTTATGCTGCTCTTTCCACTCAGGTTTTGTGGTTCTTGGAGGAAGCATTGCGAGCAGTCTCAGCACAGTAAGATTTGCTGCAGATCAGCAGAACTTCCAGCTCCTTGACATTGTGGACCAGGAACTTCCAGAACCCACAGGACAGCATGTGCCTGGTTTTCTTGTTCTGCCTATGCCCAATGCTGGGCATCAAGATTTGGCCCTGGAATCTTCTCTGTACCCTACTGCCAATAACGCTAGGTTTCTGTCAGTTACACTTAATTTTCACTTAACAGTCTGCTCCATCCATCAGACTGTTTATGATGCCACACGAACTTCTTGGTCCTCTTTTTGACGACCTTGGGCTTCCTGAGGGGTGTGAGGGTGGCCATGATGCTGAGAAGATGGCTCCCACTTCTGTAGACAGCCCCGAGGAAGAGAAACTTACCACGTTTCTGATAAGTAGAAATTATACCTTCTCCCTTGAAGCAGTACTCAAAtcacccctcctttttttttttttcttttttatttgagacaaagtctcactctgtcgcccaggctggagtgcagtggtgcaatctcggctcactgcaacctccacctccccagttcaagcgattctctgcctcagcctcccgagtagctaggattacaggtgcctgccaccatgcccggctaatttttgtatttttttttttttttttttttttaggagagacggggtttcaccctgttggccaggctggtctcgaactctggacctcaagtgatccacccgctttggcctcccaaagtaattacaggcgtgagccactgcacccagccaaatcaCCCCACCTTTAGGGACTCAGTTTTCACACCTCTAAAATAGCCATATCTTGAAGGGCAAGTAGGGGCAACGTCAGTTCCATAAGGGCTGAGGTCACATCTgttttcatgcattcattcaatgtcattaagcacctactatgcaccAGCCACTGTGCAAGGTGCTAGAGGCACAGCAGTAAATACAAGAGGTGCAATGCAATCCCTGTTTCCACAAAGCTTACATATCAGAAATCAAAATAGTTAAATCCCAAGAAATGTACCATGAGGGAATAATAAAATACCTTCTAAtatttatggctgggcacagtgactcacacctatagtcctagctactcaggagtctgaggcaggattgcttgagcccaggagtttgaggctgcagtgagctatgattgcaccactgtacaccaacctgggtgacagagtgagaccctatctctaaataaataaataaatattttaaaaat
Protein-coding regions in this window:
- the LOC129472443 gene encoding LOW QUALITY PROTEIN: oligosaccharyltransferase complex subunit OSTC (The sequence of the model RefSeq protein was modified relative to this genomic sequence to represent the inferred CDS: inserted 2 bases in 1 codon), which translates into the protein MEILYHVLFLALKCPNLQLKKPPWLHMPLTMTXYALVVASYFLITGGIIYDVIVEPPSVGSVTEERGHQRPVAFFACRVNGQSIMERLASSFLLTMGGLGFIILDQSNAPNIPKLNRFLILFIGFVCVLLSFFMARVFMRMKLPSYLMG